The segment acttaccctccTCCGGagcagagtaagttaccatggtgatctaccccgataagaactgaaccggcttcgtgagaccgaaaaccaagggttaaccctgaagttaaatcactaagacattaatcctgcttcgtgatacaggcccctggtctATTGCActtgccattgttgttgcttTATAACAACGTGACAGTGACGTTATTCCCACCCCGTGTGGTGATTGGCCAATTTTGTGGCGTGTCTCAAACTTCTAAGGTGAATGTTTCATGTTCTTTGGTAGTACCTTAACACAGATCTAGAAACAGCAAAGTAGAAGTAAGCGGAAATGATTAGTGAATGAAAACAGTATAGTAGAACAGCTCCCTCCTCCATGGAAGCATAGTTTTATTCTGTGGGTATTTATTTCCTGCATTGTGTTGAGTGTTGAATAAGAATTAGGGATCGACCGATATGGTTTTTTCAGAGCTGATGCCAATACCGATTATTATGAAACAGAGATACCGATAGCCGATATTTACAACCGAtatatgtctgctgtaaaaatcaTAGTTgacacagaatttaaaaaaaaaaaaacaaacactgacaaagcACTACATTCAAATGCAATTAAGCATATATTTGTTCTGAGAACTTTTCCAGTGAAATAGTACAGCATTTGACAAGTAAACAAATGAatggaaaatataaaagtacTTAAAGAGGTTTAAAGTACTGTAATTAGTAAAACACTGAACAGTAAATGAGTACAACAAtgaacagaaaaatgaaaatgaaaagtgcAGGGAGCTGCCCATagcattttatatatatatatatatatatatatttatactacACAAAAACTACACAACACTGAAAAGGTATAACGACTTAAACTCAACTCGTGCACCACCTAGCGGTGTGGTGGAGCCGCTGCATCAAGAGGGGCGGCACTGtaattatatgtgtgtgtgtgtatatatatatatagtaatatactatatatatatacacacacacacacatagaggtGGCACTGtaattatatgtgtgtgtgtgtgtatatatatatagtatatatacatatatatactatatatatatatatatatatatatatatatacactatgtgtgtgtgtatatatagtatatatatgtatatatactatatatatatacacacacacacacacatataattaCAGTGCCGCCCCTCTTGATGCATGTCTGTAAGTACAAATATATTGCTCTGAGTTTATTTGCTTACGTTATGTAGAGTTGCTCACTTGCACTTTATTGTTTGTCATTGTAATGAAGAATATGCAGACTTGCTAGTTCTGTTAACGCATCTAAGGCACTCATGCCAGCTATATTTTGAGTTAACTTCTGTCTTCTTTTTATTTAGTAAAGGAGCTCCTGGTCATGTTCACTTGATGACAATTAGCCTAcatcgtgtttttttttttttcttttctttttgccatGGCTCACGGAGCAGTCTGTGGCGCTGCATGTAGAAgcttcagtgttgattggctatCACTTGTGCCCTGTCACCAATCAGTGTAACCAATCAGTGGGGGCTGTAGGCGGAACATTGTTACACAGCCAAGAGTGGGGACTTCAGGCATAGAGACGGCTGCATCAGCGCCAAAGCAAcgtgttttaaaataaacatattttatcgGTGAAAAAAAATGCTCATGCCGATTATCATGGATGACTAAACTGAACCTCTGAACTTTTGTGCTCAGTGCGTGTACTTCAGTTTTTAAAACACGGGTAAAACCACTCAAAATAGGTGATAGACTCCTTTTCCGTTGCCAGCTGACCAGGGCTATgtacagctctgcagcagacgagTGGgcctatctgtgtgtgtgtgtgtgtgtgtgtgtgtgtgtgtgcgtgtgaatttattaatttttatggCGTGTCACATCGACATCACGAACAGGCCGGAGAATAGGTAAACAGTAGACAACACTATGAGAGGAAAGAAAACTTTATGGTAGTTAATTCTTattatctcttacttattcattCTCTCTTTGATActtggtgcagactaatttggatcgAAGTTTCTAAACATACTATCTGCAACAGCTTTAAAAGTGCAATTATTTGTATTACTGTAATACATCTGACAATTTTGAGGTTTAAATTTAGATTAAGGAATCAACCAATGGAATGCTCTCCTGTAAACTGGTGTGATGTAAGGCACTCTCGGTAACAGTTCCTTGGAAAGACAAGAAAACATGTTGGTGGGTGATACTGTGACTTACGGAGCGATGATCCAGCAGACCCTCCTCGTAGGATCTGGTTAAGGACATCATCAGTGTCACTGGTGCTCGCCATGCTGTTTCTCATCTGCATCATAGACAGCTGAGAGCACAGGCTGGGCTGACGGTCCATCTTCTTCACTGCCTGGGACACATccaccaacatcatcatcatcatcaccaccatcagtACAATGAGGCTCACTGTAGCTGTCACATTATGGTGTTGTTGATGTGTTAATACTTCCAGTGTTTATGCCAATAAAAAGTTTTTCATTATAATTTGAGAGCAGAACTGGACCTACCTTGTCACTGAGTGTGGGGTCATTCAGAGAGTACAGTTTGTTGGTGATGTCTTTGCCGATGAGGTACCTGAACACCTCATTGAGGAAAGTATCTGACTCCAGGAAGTAGGTGAGCCTCTCTCGAGACCAACACAGGAACTTACAGTTCTCCTCTGCCATGATGGTCACCTGGCAATCAAACTCAACATTGGTTTTTCAAGAAATGAGGATTGTATGATCTATTTATGAAACAGAAGGCGCAGCAGGTGGAATCTCATTTCGCCACTGCAGTCATCATGGCTAAATAGTGCTAAGTCTTTAATTGTATTATAATTCTATTTTTCTATTTGTCAAACCTCTAATAACCAGTTGAGtctggctccaagagcaagtcaCTATCCACAGACTCATGTTAATacgcccaactttacagcagaaataaaaatgtttacagtctggtacaaaaaaacctaacaggtctctgtagctaaatcaacatttatgacaactgtcTGACAACTGGGGGgtcgctatttcagtgtgtttttactttATGAAAGACTAAGGAGTGAAAATTAATTCATTAGCAATTTATTAGCAATTAGCATTAAAATTTGTAAAATCACAATGCACAATGCTAACCAAGCTATCAGCTAGCGTATGGTTATCTCCACCCTCTCTTCCAAATTTGGtctcttctggctccaaaaatccaagctGGCGATGGCAAAAAGGCCATAtttgaggctttaaaacaggaatccacaaaccaatgggtgacctCACTGTGGCTATATCCAGTATTTTGTACAGTCTTTGATTTAAGCTCAGAGATGTGCAACTGAGCAATGAAGGCACATAACGGGGTTGTTCATGTCACCGTTCGATCTGATTTTCTTCTTACCTGGAACTTCTCTCCTCTGTGCATCTCAGTGGACCTGAACTCTGGAGAGTCAATGAATGAATTGGTGTAGATGTTGTGAAGGAAATGGCCTCGGTATGACACCTTCATCCTGTCACACAAAAAATCATAGAAAACTCTGATacatcttaaaaaacaaaaatacaatctCTTTTAAGTGAGCCTTAAATCTTCTTGTGTTAAAAATGTGGCAGGCACTTGGGTTGGTTGGTGATGCCAAAGGACAAAGTCAATTCAACTcccagttcctctaatggccatcTAAAGTAAGTCCTTAATTACTCTCAGAACCAGTGGTGAAATGTgaataagtacatttacttaagtgcTGTactttatgtatgtatttaataATTTCATCCTCATATCAGCATATcagttcttgagttatggccagcCATTGCTATCGCAggtgcggaggcataaaaagttTCAAATTCACTCTGAAATGTTAAGACCTGCATTAACTGTTAAGATAATTCCAAAATTTTGTAAATTGACTGGCTAAACCATTAGCCTAAACCACTGCTTTGTGCTTATGTTCaatattttaaatgcattatATGCTATGCCAGCAAATTATAAAACATCTATTCTACACTCCAGCTCCTTCTCACTgttactgttttaaaactcaattGTGAACTTTGTTAAGTTTCAAAAGATCATGTAAGGCAAGTTTTAATTATAGTCAGTTACAGAATTAATCAATTAACCAACCAAACCATAATATCAAGAACAGTAATAAAAAGATATTCCATGCACATTTCCATTCCAGTGAAATCTTGCACTTAGACTTCATTCGCTTCATCTCTGACAAGTAGACAGCTCAATATTTACAATTTCTATATAATGAATCAATCACTGAGACATATTCAGCACAAAGTGAAGGTGGACAACACAGACCAATGGCTGCATCCAAAGTCAGACACACAGTACGTACTTTCCTTTGAGCAGAATGCTGAGGCGTTCGTCCACAGAGGTCTTGTCCTCAGCAGCGTAGGCCTGGCCTTTCTTCAGGGTCTGGATGGTGCAGAACTGTCCTGTGAGCCTCTGGAACAGAGACTCCTGCACATGGAGGGGCTCAAACATCCGCTTGTAGACTGAGCGCAGCTCCCTGTCAATCTTAATCTGACAGAGAAGAGCCACAGCCTTAAATCATTGTTCTACTGAAAATCTGACATtaagtgcgtgtgtgtttgtagtctgaaaataatagaaaataaacaatACACATCAGAAGTCACTAAAGTATTGTAATAAACTCACGTGCAGCTTAACAACTACATTGAAACATATTTGAGAATGCTTAGGAGGTTGACTTATTATATAAATGAAATACAGTTTCAGACCTCAGTCTTGCACACTGTAGATTCATCCCAGTACCATTGATTGAAACAGTCTGATTAGAGAACATTAGCATAAGCTCAAGAGAAAACATTAGCAACAAGATAATTACACAACAACCATCAAAGGGGCTCTATGTGAAATTCACAGTGTATGCGTTGTCTGCACACCCTTCCCAGCATGGAGGAGGCTGAACCAGgggctagcagctaatgttactgACTCATAAAGGG is part of the Epinephelus fuscoguttatus linkage group LG8, E.fuscoguttatus.final_Chr_v1 genome and harbors:
- the bves gene encoding blood vessel epicardial substance; protein product: MSSTPELPPLLFTALPSFPTATPGVPTVELNATSCQEWEQAHHILFHLGSLSLLLGLVIPTTLGLHMILLRLFLMTGCGLFIVWATLYRCNLDVMVWNVVFLVVNFMHLAFLLYKRRPIKIDRELRSVYKRMFEPLHVQESLFQRLTGQFCTIQTLKKGQAYAAEDKTSVDERLSILLKGKMKVSYRGHFLHNIYTNSFIDSPEFRSTEMHRGEKFQVTIMAEENCKFLCWSRERLTYFLESDTFLNEVFRYLIGKDITNKLYSLNDPTLSDKAVKKMDRQPSLCSQLSMMQMRNSMASTSDTDDVLNQILRGGSAGSSLQKSPGTKASSKMKPIEEGMEDDVFEESCNIPSTSTDEM